In Achromobacter pestifer, the DNA window TATGGCGTAGAGATCGCGGTCCATGTCGCTGCGCTGCCAGTCGAGCGCGACGCGATAGTCCACGCTGCCAGCCTTGCCAGCCAATTGCCAAACCAGGCCGTAGGTATCGCCATCCGTCACGTTGGCGACCTGCGGATTGGTAAAGTCATCGTTGGTGCGCTGCCAATAGATGCCTGCGGTCTGGTTGAGCGCGTCCGTGCCCCAGTAGCTCCGGTTGGCGATGCGGAACTGGCTGGTGTCGCGATGCGGATCGCGCTTGTAGACGTTGTTGGCCAGGTCTTGCGGCGTATTGCCATCGCCCAGCACGCTGCGCGGGTCCTGGTACATGCGGGCCTTGGGCACGGGTTGGGGGATGTCGAACTTGAGGTCCGTGTAGGACAAGTAAGTACGGTTCTCGAAGGTGCCGCGGCGAAAGCCCAGGTTGCCCTGGAAGCTCGAGCGTTCGGACGAGGAATGGTGGCGGTAGCCGTCGGACTTGTCATAGCCGAAGCTGAAGCGGCCGTCCAGGCGCTCGTCCTCGAAGCCCTTGGATAGCGTGAGATTGCGGGTGCCGAAGCTGCCGCTGCCCAGGCGGATGACATCGCTCTGGGTTCCGGTCAGGGACTGGAAGTCGACCTCCCCGCCCAGCGTGGTCGCGCCGGGCGACAGCGCGTTGGCGCCGCGCCGCACGGTGACCAGGCCGGCGTTGCGCGGTTCCAGCAGGCTGATGATGAAGGAGCCGTCGGCGTCATTGAGCGGCAGACTGTCCTGCATCAGCAGGATGCCGCGGCTCAAGGGGTTGCTCTGGATGCCCGAACCGCGGATGTTCAGACGCGGCTGATCCAGTCCGCCGAAGAATTCCTGCACGATGACGCCGGGCTGGTAGTCCAGCGCGTCGCGCAGCGTGATCAGGCGCACTTCCTGCTGCGGCTGGGCCAGATTGGTACCGCCGGGCACGGTCTGCAATTCGGTCTGGGCCTGCTGCGGGCCGGGATCGAGGGCGCGGGTCAGGGATTGGCCGGACACGACCACGGGCGCCAGCGAGGGCACGGCCTGGCTGGCCGGGGCCACGCGCAGCTGGCCGGCTTCCTGGGCTAGGGCCGTGGACAGGCCGAGGGCGCTGAGAGTGAGGCTGGACGCCAGTTGGCGCAGGACGGGGGACGTCATGGGGATGCTTCCGCGTAGAGCTGAATGGGCTGGGTTACCAGGACAGATGGAACATGGCTTTGGCCAGCAAGACGATGCCGACCATGTGACAGAAGACGCTGATGTGCACGCGCCTGCGCAGCGCGCTGTGCAAACGCTGGCGCCGCGCCAGCGTCATGGCCGTGATCACGTGGACCAGCACGCTGGCGGCGAGCGCGATCTTGATCGACAGCAGCAGGCCGAAGGACGAACTGCCGGGGCTGGCAAGCGCGCCGCGGTACTGCCAGGCCATGCTCAGGCCA includes these proteins:
- a CDS encoding TonB-dependent receptor family protein, with the translated sequence MTSPVLRQLASSLTLSALGLSTALAQEAGQLRVAPASQAVPSLAPVVVSGQSLTRALDPGPQQAQTELQTVPGGTNLAQPQQEVRLITLRDALDYQPGVIVQEFFGGLDQPRLNIRGSGIQSNPLSRGILLMQDSLPLNDADGSFIISLLEPRNAGLVTVRRGANALSPGATTLGGEVDFQSLTGTQSDVIRLGSGSFGTRNLTLSKGFEDERLDGRFSFGYDKSDGYRHHSSSERSSFQGNLGFRRGTFENRTYLSYTDLKFDIPQPVPKARMYQDPRSVLGDGNTPQDLANNVYKRDPHRDTSQFRIANRSYWGTDALNQTAGIYWQRTNDDFTNPQVANVTDGDTYGLVWQLAGKAGSVDYRVALDWQRSDMDRDLYAIRPADGRRLQRFGAYDLKAENRSALVGLDWHVTEQLSLVGDLKYTQAVRDARERNSGKTLDQDWNYATPRLGIIWQPAATQRWYANVSRSNEAPTFWEIVNGEVPAPMNPATAVTSMSKLDLQRALTYEVGGDGTFNVAGRDLNWTVSLYRSNVEDELMSVTNANGTPAGTYNYAGRTRHQGIEAGINGSLPSPGEGVFDYRIAYTLSDFRFRSGEYQGNRIAGVPRHLLSAEVMYRLGGWRFGPNLRWLMSDTETNHANAPGTQQNAYALLGFKVAYEHDAHWSGYVQADNLTDKTYASSYAIRNTATPAMPIFLPGNGRSFSAGVAYRF
- a CDS encoding CopD family copper resistance protein, with amino-acid sequence MNTYPFLLVLHLFAAFVFVGTVTFEVLFLEPVQKRLPADVRRALGGQLGPRVRAVVPWAVAVLYLAGLSMAWQYRGALASPGSSSFGLLLSIKIALAASVLVHVITAMTLARRQRLHSALRRRVHISVFCHMVGIVLLAKAMFHLSW